In one window of Pseudobdellovibrionaceae bacterium DNA:
- a CDS encoding DoxX family protein: MAQDLGLLFLRVTAPLIMAFTHGWPKIEKFSFLKDQFPDPIGLGSQLSLSLAIFGEVVAPLFIAAGLLTRLGAIPASITMAVAAFVHHANDPFAKQEMAILYLIIFVTLFLAGPGKFSLQHLFGLSSKSKSPILSWLLR, encoded by the coding sequence ATGGCCCAAGATTTAGGACTGTTGTTTTTGCGAGTCACGGCCCCGTTGATTATGGCTTTTACCCACGGCTGGCCAAAAATTGAAAAGTTCTCATTTCTTAAAGATCAGTTTCCAGATCCCATAGGCTTAGGCTCTCAGCTGAGCTTGAGTTTGGCGATTTTTGGTGAAGTGGTGGCGCCACTTTTTATCGCAGCCGGTTTGCTCACTCGCTTGGGCGCCATTCCGGCCAGCATCACTATGGCCGTGGCCGCGTTTGTACACCACGCGAACGATCCGTTTGCTAAGCAAGAAATGGCAATTTTGTATTTGATTATTTTTGTGACTCTATTCCTCGCGGGGCCCGGCAAATTTTCGTTGCAACACCTGTTCGGATTGTCCTCAAAATCAAAGTCACCCATCTTGTCGTGGTTGCTTCGTTGA
- a CDS encoding MFS transporter — protein sequence MWNFIKNRLSPFQHVAFRRFFFVQAVSQVGTWSHDLARAWIVLEIMGTASALGSLMLASAIPTFLLILHGGVLVDRIDAKKVMIGTKAILAVSALILSFVVEFAHIQMWHLFVFGIIEGLVLAFDSPAYQTLTVRLVPRQDFQQAMAINSTNFHTGRMLGPAVAGLLMAWHGPSAVFLFDALSYIGLIFVLGKIDLRAAQRTSTEIPKKQLHALYEGLKYMFTNSRMRYMLLQLLLTITMMFPVLIVVFRTYIKEKFSLDADSFGYVFAFPALGAMLGALVFTGLKPQNPMRVLVVSVPTMVGLLIGLTYADDIMTASIIMGFSGLFSYLNFAPVTMSMHLDVVEDYRGRMGSLIGMCFLSIGPIMSFPIGAYSDHVGYEEAIRSISLLYFSASLLLAVFRLRNRG from the coding sequence ATGTGGAATTTTATTAAAAATCGACTTAGCCCGTTTCAACACGTAGCCTTTCGCCGGTTTTTCTTTGTGCAAGCTGTTTCGCAAGTGGGCACCTGGTCCCACGATTTGGCCCGCGCTTGGATTGTACTTGAAATCATGGGTACGGCCAGCGCGTTAGGGTCACTGATGCTTGCCAGCGCTATACCGACTTTTTTGCTGATCTTGCACGGCGGGGTTTTGGTCGACCGCATTGATGCAAAAAAAGTCATGATAGGAACCAAGGCCATCTTGGCCGTGTCGGCTTTGATCTTGAGTTTTGTTGTGGAGTTTGCCCACATACAAATGTGGCATCTTTTTGTGTTTGGAATTATCGAAGGGTTGGTTTTAGCCTTTGATTCTCCGGCGTACCAAACACTCACGGTGCGCCTTGTCCCTCGCCAGGATTTTCAGCAGGCGATGGCCATCAATTCAACAAATTTTCATACGGGCCGAATGCTCGGCCCGGCCGTGGCCGGTCTATTAATGGCATGGCATGGCCCCTCGGCTGTTTTTCTATTCGATGCCCTTAGCTATATTGGGTTGATTTTTGTCCTTGGAAAAATCGATTTGCGAGCGGCCCAAAGAACGTCTACTGAGATCCCAAAAAAACAGCTCCATGCGCTGTATGAGGGATTAAAATACATGTTCACAAACTCTCGAATGCGCTACATGCTGTTGCAGCTTCTTCTCACCATCACCATGATGTTTCCCGTATTGATTGTGGTGTTTCGCACCTACATCAAAGAAAAGTTCAGTCTCGACGCCGACAGCTTTGGCTATGTGTTTGCTTTTCCCGCACTTGGCGCCATGCTCGGCGCTTTAGTCTTTACCGGACTCAAACCACAAAATCCCATGCGAGTGCTGGTGGTCTCTGTCCCCACCATGGTGGGTTTACTGATTGGCCTGACCTACGCCGACGACATTATGACGGCCTCGATCATTATGGGGTTTTCGGGTTTGTTTTCTTACCTCAACTTTGCCCCAGTAACCATGTCAATGCACCTTGATGTGGTTGAGGATTACCGGGGTCGCATGGGTTCACTGATTGGCATGTGTTTTTTAAGCATTGGCCCTATTATGAGTTTTCCCATTGGAGCCTACTCGGACCATGTGGGGTACGAAGAAGCCATTCGCTCAATTTCGTTGCTGTACTTTTCAGCGTCGTTGTTGCTTGCGGTGTTTCGGCTCAGGAACAGGGGGTAA
- a CDS encoding ATP-binding protein, translated as MIQRLCKPSKSNSFFLFGARGTGKTTLLHDYFSPEETLFINLLDPDVYDQLLLDIGRFLPMINQKGNEKKRVVIDEIQRLPRLLDLVHLEIQKTKKQFVLTGSSSRRLKQKGTNLLAGRAWVYNLFPFTTLELDKEFDLIRALEWGTLPDAALVNDEQNAREYLNAYVGTYLQKEIQEEQWVRKLAPFRSFLAIAAQMNGKIVNKSKIAKEVGVDDVTISNYFEILEDTLLGFTLPAFHKSVRKGQRLSPKFYFIDTGIKRALDKTLSVRLLPQTFAYGDAFEHWVILEFIKNASYSRLDWTFSYLRTKDDLEIDLIIQRPGEPYLMVEIKSKDRVDIEDAKALELLGPDIDRKGERWLLSNDPLGRNLEGTRAIHWKDAIQELFS; from the coding sequence ATGATTCAGAGATTATGTAAGCCTTCGAAATCAAATAGTTTTTTCTTGTTTGGGGCTCGTGGAACCGGCAAAACCACTCTTCTTCACGACTATTTTTCTCCTGAAGAGACCCTATTCATAAACCTTCTTGACCCAGATGTGTACGATCAGCTTCTGTTGGATATTGGACGATTTCTGCCAATGATAAATCAAAAGGGAAATGAAAAAAAGCGTGTGGTTATAGACGAAATCCAACGCCTACCTCGCTTACTTGATCTGGTCCACCTGGAGATTCAGAAAACCAAAAAGCAATTTGTTTTAACGGGATCTAGCAGTCGTCGATTAAAGCAAAAGGGAACCAACCTTCTTGCTGGCCGGGCTTGGGTGTACAATCTTTTTCCATTTACAACTTTGGAACTTGATAAAGAGTTTGATCTCATTCGGGCACTTGAGTGGGGCACTCTGCCGGATGCAGCACTGGTAAACGACGAGCAGAACGCGAGGGAGTATCTCAATGCCTATGTCGGAACCTATTTGCAGAAAGAAATACAAGAAGAACAATGGGTGAGAAAGCTTGCACCATTCAGGAGTTTTTTGGCTATTGCCGCACAAATGAATGGAAAAATTGTAAACAAATCTAAAATTGCAAAAGAAGTCGGTGTGGATGATGTGACCATCAGCAACTATTTCGAGATCCTTGAGGACACGTTGCTCGGATTTACTTTGCCAGCATTCCACAAGTCGGTGCGCAAAGGCCAGAGGCTTTCGCCAAAATTTTACTTTATTGATACAGGAATCAAGAGGGCTCTAGACAAAACACTATCCGTTCGACTTTTACCTCAAACGTTTGCCTATGGAGACGCGTTTGAACATTGGGTGATTCTTGAGTTCATCAAGAATGCCAGCTACTCACGGCTGGACTGGACATTTTCGTATCTTCGCACAAAGGATGATCTAGAAATCGATTTAATTATACAAAGGCCTGGCGAACCTTACCTTATGGTAGAGATTAAGTCTAAAGATCGCGTTGATATTGAAGACGCCAAAGCTTTGGAATTACTAGGACCAGACATCGATCGAAAAGGAGAAAGATGGCTTCTCTCAAATGATCCTCTAGGGCGAAACCTTGAAGGGACTCGCGCAATACACTGGAAAGACGCCATTCAAGAGTTGTTTTCGTAA
- a CDS encoding NifU family protein: MTDSVQVFYEATPNPQSMKFVIDRDISPETVQFSDPKEAQRAPLAAKIFGFPWTSGVFLGSNFVTVTKQDWVDWETLAEPLSHLIAEHLDRQEPVIFPKDSLEETTDDDPTVRKIKEILNNEIRPAVAMDGGDIVFDRYEEGVVFVYMQGACSGCPSSSLTLKSGIEARLKEAIPEIIEVVAL, translated from the coding sequence ATGACAGATAGTGTTCAGGTTTTTTACGAAGCCACACCCAACCCTCAGAGTATGAAGTTTGTGATTGATCGTGATATTTCTCCTGAAACCGTTCAATTTTCTGACCCAAAGGAGGCACAACGCGCTCCTCTAGCGGCTAAAATATTCGGGTTCCCATGGACTTCTGGTGTTTTTTTGGGAAGTAACTTTGTCACCGTCACAAAACAAGATTGGGTGGACTGGGAAACTCTGGCCGAACCCTTAAGTCACCTGATTGCCGAGCACCTTGACCGCCAAGAGCCGGTGATTTTTCCAAAAGACAGTCTTGAAGAAACCACTGATGACGACCCCACGGTTCGCAAAATCAAAGAGATTTTAAATAACGAAATCCGGCCGGCCGTAGCTATGGACGGTGGCGATATTGTGTTTGATCGCTATGAAGAGGGTGTTGTTTTTGTTTATATGCAAGGCGCTTGTTCGGGCTGTCCTAGTTCATCGCTTACATTGAAATCTGGCATTGAAGCTCGATTGAAAGAGGCCATTCCTGAAATCATCGAAGTGGTGGCGTTATAG
- a CDS encoding DUF1501 domain-containing protein, producing MSKKQKLTRRELLEHSMALGLMTSPVAMIFDSIISGMVQKALAESSGVLPRRYVSVQLFGAPPRWMYDLFLNPYGDPATFDPKNANLGTRYTESGGRLTNTVYETAKIKGINAPFLWKYDVAKRGGGTRPMRDLLDNMLALQGINCGNPDHSGAAALHFRPLGASVTQPAMVADRSAALIPAVNVDADMYSFLSLANKSPVQLMAKENGGNLVKTLLDPFTVDPENKARKQAARVQDLVDGAVSALDAQLAERHPAGKALNVSRKSAGEMFKQVTGDLDAVWAEKKAPYLDLVNRTLHQSEPIPFINDKPIGVVGERNNHYQLATGGGSGEVVAHDDIRDLMRPTTRILNIVEHFAVAEYILENDLSHSVVISPRNFAGINFTRLNPIFDEHSTGKMPSLYLNSMYYRALSACLLGFIDRLKDKGIFNETVVEVFSEFNRNPKNVPGGSDHGWEGKSVVYYSGAIQGPLVVGNLLKDSGDVLHPGAWGKGASTNTATGKPLGQLNLGHQVSTLATLLRVPTPVTAASSLISPNPDATVTSDDLYVEKTKVV from the coding sequence ATGAGTAAAAAACAAAAATTGACTCGTCGAGAGCTCTTAGAGCATTCAATGGCACTGGGTTTAATGACAAGTCCCGTAGCCATGATTTTTGACAGCATTATTTCAGGTATGGTGCAAAAGGCATTGGCTGAGTCATCTGGGGTATTGCCTCGTCGTTATGTTAGTGTGCAATTGTTCGGCGCCCCCCCAAGATGGATGTATGACCTTTTCTTAAATCCTTACGGCGACCCTGCGACGTTTGATCCAAAAAATGCGAATTTAGGCACCCGTTATACAGAGTCCGGTGGGCGACTGACAAATACTGTATATGAGACCGCGAAGATAAAGGGCATTAATGCTCCCTTCTTGTGGAAGTATGACGTGGCCAAACGGGGCGGTGGTACAAGGCCTATGCGTGACCTCTTAGACAATATGTTGGCCCTTCAGGGGATTAACTGCGGAAACCCCGATCACAGTGGGGCAGCCGCTCTGCATTTTCGTCCGTTGGGGGCCAGTGTGACTCAGCCAGCGATGGTGGCTGATCGATCAGCAGCATTGATTCCGGCGGTGAATGTGGATGCCGATATGTATTCGTTTTTGTCACTGGCGAACAAATCACCCGTACAGTTAATGGCAAAAGAAAATGGCGGCAACTTGGTGAAAACGCTTCTTGATCCTTTTACCGTGGATCCAGAAAACAAGGCCCGCAAGCAAGCCGCTCGCGTTCAAGATCTGGTCGACGGAGCCGTGTCGGCCCTAGATGCTCAGTTGGCCGAACGGCACCCGGCAGGCAAAGCGCTAAATGTTTCAAGAAAAAGTGCCGGTGAGATGTTTAAACAAGTGACTGGTGATTTAGACGCTGTATGGGCAGAAAAGAAGGCGCCGTATTTAGATCTTGTGAATCGCACTTTGCACCAGTCGGAACCTATACCGTTTATCAATGATAAACCCATTGGTGTTGTGGGTGAGCGAAACAACCACTATCAGTTGGCTACCGGTGGCGGTAGCGGAGAAGTTGTTGCACATGATGACATTCGAGATTTAATGCGTCCAACCACTCGAATACTAAATATAGTGGAGCATTTTGCTGTTGCTGAGTACATTTTGGAAAATGACCTGAGTCACTCGGTGGTGATTTCACCTCGCAATTTTGCGGGAATTAATTTTACGCGGTTAAACCCCATATTTGACGAACATAGTACCGGAAAAATGCCAAGCCTTTACCTCAATAGCATGTACTACCGAGCTCTGTCGGCGTGTCTACTGGGTTTTATTGACCGGTTAAAGGACAAAGGCATATTTAACGAAACGGTGGTCGAGGTATTTAGCGAGTTTAATAGAAACCCGAAGAATGTTCCGGGCGGTTCTGATCACGGCTGGGAAGGTAAGTCAGTGGTGTATTATTCAGGTGCAATTCAAGGCCCACTGGTTGTGGGAAATCTCTTAAAAGATTCCGGAGACGTGTTACACCCCGGTGCTTGGGGCAAGGGAGCGTCGACCAACACGGCCACCGGAAAGCCCCTGGGCCAACTCAATCTAGGCCACCAGGTCTCCACGCTAGCCACTTTGTTGCGAGTACCCACACCCGTCACAGCAGCGTCATCGCTAATATCCCCGAACCCCGATGCTACAGTGACCAGCGATGATCTCTACGTAGAAAAAACCAAGGTTGTATAG
- a CDS encoding cytochrome c, which yields MTTHRGLWVIFTFSLFLAACGEPMVPVSHDAPITKEQFNGEALFKNHCLSCHGNNFPVWGAPLNLINEKIQSTPTMQYLSSLSDEEKSAIAVYLEAGPGDDGKDPNALTIVSYQLPLGTRSYMESALVEIFVLDRSPAGADSALVQIINDNVQSQKTSLGGPCTIYDSDCQGEFAEAPANASSLVSPTSNILRKGYTTKACEMLLSDNLAVSNALSKAGISELEAANNVNVARLYDHFFKGRTPTNDVISSLENVFHGAKADGLGNIGSWRVTMYPLCIHGGLDTL from the coding sequence TTGACAACACATCGAGGCCTTTGGGTCATTTTCACATTCAGTTTATTTTTGGCCGCCTGCGGTGAGCCCATGGTTCCAGTGTCTCACGATGCCCCCATCACTAAAGAGCAATTTAATGGCGAGGCCCTGTTTAAAAACCACTGTTTATCCTGTCACGGAAATAATTTTCCGGTTTGGGGTGCGCCACTTAATTTGATCAATGAAAAAATTCAGTCAACCCCCACAATGCAATACCTGTCATCTCTGTCAGATGAAGAAAAATCCGCCATCGCAGTATATCTAGAGGCAGGTCCAGGAGATGACGGCAAAGATCCAAATGCTCTGACCATTGTGAGCTACCAGCTGCCCTTGGGGACCCGCAGTTACATGGAAAGCGCATTGGTTGAAATCTTTGTGCTCGACCGTTCACCGGCAGGTGCGGACTCGGCCCTTGTTCAGATTATCAACGACAATGTTCAAAGCCAAAAAACGAGTTTGGGTGGACCATGTACCATTTACGACTCGGACTGCCAGGGTGAGTTTGCAGAAGCCCCCGCCAACGCCTCTTCCCTAGTGAGCCCGACGAGCAATATCTTGCGAAAGGGTTATACAACCAAAGCTTGCGAGATGCTTTTAAGTGACAATTTGGCGGTTAGCAATGCGCTGTCTAAGGCTGGCATAAGCGAACTTGAAGCCGCTAACAATGTCAACGTGGCCCGATTGTATGATCACTTTTTTAAGGGAAGAACCCCCACCAATGACGTGATTTCTTCTCTGGAGAACGTGTTTCATGGAGCCAAAGCCGATGGTCTTGGTAACATTGGTTCATGGCGTGTGACAATGTACCCTCTTTGTATTCATGGAGGTCTAGATACTCTATGA
- a CDS encoding S9 family peptidase encodes MFQWSPCLLVLALTTISISACATTSEETECKSMIHEPAEDLFLEEIHGDRALQWVKDHNARSLDRLQSDPRFEPIKSQTLKILNSPDKLLQVTFREDYAYNFWRDAKNQRGLWRRTKIKDFLKKKPKWETLIDFDKLAETEKENWVYGGVVAFKNRALVSLSRGGKDAKVVREFDTETKQFITDGFSLPESKSRLAWIDEDTIFVAPAIDADDLTDSGYPRKVFVLKRGQSLEQGTLVFEGDKSNVSVGGSTVRDEESGPAKHRLVYRSLDFFNNEYYLLRNGQTLKLPVPTTAEPSFDEDSLYVELKEEWSRGDATYTAGSLLRFNLEDLLADGNAPAELLFKPSHEKILSSFFVHRGRRFLLLSEHVTLHLYELIGDKLKPIQIADNASIGLSSYSKSQNLLIVSAEGFLKPETRFVFDLTKNTISEFDQQPARFDATPYEVNQHFATSPDGTRVPYYVVGKKNSSRGPRPAIIHAYGGFEVSQRPHYSASIELGWLKNDGVWVLANIRGGGEYGPDWHRAALKEKRQKAFDDFHAVAEDLIQRKITTAQQLGIVGGSNGGLLTGVAFTQRPDLYEAAAVQVPLLDMMRYHLLLAGASWMGEYGNPEDPVIREAILKYSPYQNVKADVNYPEVFFMTSTADDRVHPGHARRMAAKMERQGHPFLYYENIEGGHGGAANYEQTALWVALEYVYFQQKLMDKK; translated from the coding sequence ATGTTTCAATGGAGCCCGTGTTTATTAGTGCTCGCATTAACCACAATCAGCATCAGTGCATGTGCCACAACTTCTGAAGAAACGGAGTGCAAATCGATGATTCACGAGCCCGCTGAAGACCTGTTCCTCGAAGAGATTCACGGTGATCGCGCCCTTCAATGGGTAAAAGACCACAACGCAAGGTCTTTGGATCGACTTCAGTCGGATCCCCGATTTGAACCTATCAAATCGCAAACTTTGAAAATTTTAAACAGCCCAGATAAACTATTGCAAGTTACCTTTCGCGAAGACTACGCCTACAATTTTTGGCGAGATGCTAAAAACCAACGCGGCCTTTGGCGCCGAACAAAAATAAAAGATTTCCTGAAGAAAAAGCCTAAATGGGAAACTCTCATTGATTTTGATAAATTGGCCGAAACCGAGAAAGAAAACTGGGTTTACGGCGGAGTCGTTGCATTCAAAAATCGAGCCCTTGTGTCCTTATCCCGAGGCGGAAAAGACGCAAAAGTGGTTCGCGAGTTTGACACGGAGACAAAGCAATTTATCACTGATGGCTTTAGCCTTCCCGAAAGTAAAAGCCGCCTAGCTTGGATCGACGAAGACACAATATTCGTGGCTCCCGCTATTGATGCCGATGACTTAACAGACTCCGGTTACCCACGAAAAGTGTTTGTGCTCAAACGTGGGCAGTCCCTTGAGCAAGGTACCCTTGTTTTTGAAGGCGATAAAAGCAATGTCAGCGTGGGTGGATCTACGGTTCGTGATGAGGAATCTGGGCCCGCCAAGCATCGCTTGGTGTATCGAAGCCTTGATTTTTTCAATAATGAGTACTACTTGCTCCGCAATGGGCAGACCTTAAAACTCCCCGTACCAACCACAGCCGAACCCAGTTTTGACGAAGACTCGCTCTACGTAGAGCTTAAAGAAGAGTGGTCCAGAGGTGATGCCACCTACACAGCTGGTTCACTGCTAAGATTCAACTTAGAAGACTTATTGGCTGACGGAAACGCTCCGGCAGAACTTCTTTTTAAGCCCTCACACGAAAAGATATTATCTTCATTCTTTGTTCACCGAGGCCGTCGATTTTTATTACTTAGCGAACATGTTACGCTTCACCTTTATGAACTTATAGGTGACAAGCTGAAACCCATTCAAATAGCAGACAATGCTTCTATTGGGCTATCATCTTATTCAAAAAGCCAAAACCTCTTAATTGTTTCAGCAGAGGGTTTCTTAAAGCCGGAGACCCGGTTTGTCTTTGACCTAACGAAAAATACAATTTCTGAATTTGATCAACAGCCAGCGCGCTTTGATGCCACTCCCTACGAGGTCAATCAGCATTTTGCCACAAGCCCCGATGGGACGCGAGTGCCCTACTACGTGGTCGGCAAAAAGAATTCTTCAAGGGGCCCCCGCCCAGCAATCATCCATGCCTATGGTGGATTTGAAGTTTCACAGCGCCCGCATTACAGCGCCTCCATAGAACTGGGATGGCTAAAAAACGACGGCGTTTGGGTGTTGGCCAATATTCGCGGAGGTGGCGAATACGGGCCTGACTGGCATCGAGCCGCACTTAAAGAAAAACGACAAAAGGCTTTTGATGATTTTCATGCCGTAGCTGAAGATTTGATCCAACGAAAAATCACAACGGCCCAGCAGCTTGGAATAGTGGGCGGATCAAATGGCGGTTTATTAACTGGTGTGGCTTTCACGCAAAGACCAGATCTGTACGAAGCTGCTGCGGTACAAGTGCCACTACTTGATATGATGAGATACCACTTGCTACTGGCCGGTGCGAGTTGGATGGGTGAATACGGTAACCCAGAGGACCCTGTTATACGAGAGGCCATTCTCAAATACTCGCCCTATCAAAATGTGAAAGCAGACGTGAATTATCCTGAAGTGTTTTTTATGACCTCGACGGCGGATGACCGCGTTCATCCGGGGCATGCGCGCCGAATGGCTGCAAAAATGGAACGGCAAGGTCATCCTTTTTTGTATTACGAAAATATCGAAGGTGGGCACGGTGGTGCGGCTAATTATGAACAAACTGCACTTTGGGTGGCTCTGGAGTATGTTTATTTTCAACAGAAGTTGATGGATAAAAAGTAG
- a CDS encoding type II toxin-antitoxin system RelE/ParE family toxin — MIVNIGNKAAREIWETNESKLLPRDLWLRAKALLTIMHNTQTLDDLKILGQPPNIRLHKLKGDRKEYWSVTIKLPWCITFKFKNGDFSEVKIENYHRG; from the coding sequence ATGATTGTCAACATTGGAAATAAGGCCGCCCGGGAAATCTGGGAGACCAATGAATCGAAGCTTTTGCCGAGGGATCTTTGGTTACGCGCTAAAGCCTTACTGACAATTATGCACAATACTCAGACTTTGGACGACTTGAAGATTCTGGGCCAACCACCAAATATCCGGCTCCACAAGCTGAAAGGTGATCGAAAGGAGTATTGGAGTGTAACAATTAAACTCCCCTGGTGTATTACCTTTAAGTTTAAAAATGGTGATTTCTCAGAGGTGAAAATTGAAAACTACCATAGAGGTTGA
- a CDS encoding HigA family addiction module antidote protein, producing MIKNPKPMHPGQVLEEVYMGEMGLNQTDLAKLCKCSPRKINEIVNGKRGVSPSFALTLEKVLNTTAEMWVRMQAEYDLWEARKEAVA from the coding sequence ATGATTAAAAATCCAAAGCCAATGCATCCAGGACAGGTGCTTGAAGAAGTGTACATGGGTGAAATGGGTCTCAATCAAACGGATCTCGCAAAGTTATGCAAGTGCTCGCCTCGAAAAATAAATGAAATTGTTAATGGAAAACGAGGGGTATCCCCATCATTTGCACTCACGCTCGAAAAAGTTCTAAATACCACCGCCGAGATGTGGGTGCGCATGCAGGCCGAATATGACCTGTGGGAGGCGCGAAAAGAAGCTGTCGCGTAA
- a CDS encoding DUF366 family protein, which translates to MKSLWIEESMLYDGQQLVSRFAYMNYGLLGDSVVAWSGPCDIPTEHMVDGEDVLAGAAIRGGEMLHFIVEGFGMNLFSAVALQRLLAAIVKDELTGLGAVGLYRAGDDIFQGEKKLSISIATVSPISAMIHFAVNITNENTPVPTVSLNDMDVIAQDFAITVMSRLTREVASIKEATQKVNWVR; encoded by the coding sequence ATGAAAAGTCTGTGGATTGAAGAGTCAATGCTCTACGATGGGCAACAGTTAGTTTCTCGGTTTGCCTATATGAATTACGGATTACTCGGTGACTCAGTGGTCGCCTGGAGCGGCCCCTGTGACATTCCCACAGAACACATGGTGGACGGGGAGGATGTGTTGGCTGGTGCAGCTATTCGTGGTGGAGAAATGTTGCACTTTATTGTTGAGGGGTTTGGAATGAATTTATTTTCAGCCGTAGCCCTACAGCGATTATTAGCCGCCATCGTCAAAGACGAGTTGACGGGCCTTGGAGCCGTTGGATTGTATCGAGCTGGAGACGACATTTTTCAAGGTGAAAAGAAATTGTCGATAAGCATTGCCACGGTGAGCCCCATTTCAGCGATGATTCACTTTGCGGTAAATATAACCAACGAAAACACGCCGGTGCCGACGGTAAGCCTCAATGATATGGATGTGATAGCTCAGGACTTTGCTATAACAGTGATGTCTCGGCTCACCCGAGAAGTGGCATCGATTAAAGAGGCCACGCAAAAGGTGAATTGGGTTCGGTGA
- the queC gene encoding 7-cyano-7-deazaguanine synthase QueC has translation MAKKAMVLLSSGLDSTVNLYWACQEFDLVSTVTFDYGQKAVRQEVYHAQLLAEKLKTSHEVIDIRWLGKVSSSGLTDSSMQVPTGPEVDIDSREQSMKTAAAVWVPNRNGVFLNIAASLAESQGARWVIPGFNREEAATFPDNTVDFIDATNKALEYSTNNRVQVKCFTADLDKTEIVRVGVELGVDFSLVWPCYYDKAEICRECESCQRFLRAMKAAGVAG, from the coding sequence GTGGCAAAAAAGGCAATGGTGTTGCTGTCGTCGGGTTTAGACAGCACGGTGAATTTATATTGGGCCTGCCAAGAGTTTGATTTGGTCTCCACCGTGACTTTTGATTATGGGCAAAAAGCCGTAAGACAAGAAGTTTATCACGCCCAATTGTTAGCTGAAAAACTCAAAACTTCGCATGAGGTTATCGATATTCGTTGGCTTGGCAAGGTGTCATCCAGTGGATTGACGGATTCGTCGATGCAAGTGCCCACGGGACCTGAAGTGGACATTGACAGTCGTGAACAGTCAATGAAAACGGCTGCTGCGGTTTGGGTTCCCAATCGAAATGGCGTGTTTTTGAATATTGCTGCAAGCCTGGCCGAGAGCCAAGGGGCCAGGTGGGTGATCCCGGGGTTTAACCGCGAAGAAGCAGCGACATTTCCAGATAACACAGTGGATTTTATAGACGCCACAAACAAGGCTTTAGAGTATTCCACAAACAATCGAGTGCAGGTGAAGTGTTTCACAGCTGATTTAGATAAAACAGAAATCGTAAGGGTTGGCGTGGAACTTGGCGTGGATTTTAGTTTGGTGTGGCCCTGCTACTATGACAAGGCCGAAATTTGTCGTGAGTGTGAGTCGTGTCAGCGATTTTTGCGAGCCATGAAAGCCGCGGGTGTTGCAGGATGA